A window of Solea senegalensis isolate Sse05_10M linkage group LG20, IFAPA_SoseM_1, whole genome shotgun sequence contains these coding sequences:
- the LOC122786127 gene encoding lens fiber membrane intrinsic protein-like, whose product MYSFMGGGLFCAIVGNILLVVSTATDYWMQYRLSGNYAHQGLWRYCMSNKCYMQTDNIAYWNATRAFMILSGMSCFAGIIAGIMSFSHFSSFERFNRSFAAGVMFFISTLFVLLAMAIYTGVTINFLGRRFGDWRFSWSYILGWVAMLMNFFAGIFYICAYRMCECRRGNSPR is encoded by the exons ATGTACAGCTTCATGGGAGGGGGTCTGTTCTGTGCCATCGTGGGTAACATCCTGCTGGTGGTCTCCACTGCAACTGACTACTGGATGCAGTACAGGCTCTCTGGAAACTATGCCCACCAGGGTCTGTGGAGATACTGCATGTCCAACAAGTGCTACATGCAGACAGACAATATAG CTTACTGGAATGCCACCCGGGCTTTCATGATCCTCTCAGGGATGTCGTGCTTTGCAGGCATCATAGCTGGCATCATGTCCTTTTCACACTTCTCCTCCTTCGAAAGGTTCAACCGCTCCTTTGCTGCAGGAGTCATGTTTTTTATCTCCA ctttgtttgttttgttggctATGGCCATCTACACCGGAGTGACCATCAACTTCCTGGGAAGGCGCTTTGGTGACTGGCGCTTCTCATGGTCCTACATACTGGGCTGGGTGGCCATGCTCATGAACTTCTTTGCTG GAATTTTCTACATATGTGCTTACAGAATGTGTGAATGCAGGAGAGGAAACAGCCCACGCTAG
- the LOC122786321 gene encoding ubiquilin-4-like → MADQGAADPGNNNNNKTEASEGTIIKVTVKTPKDKEEIPIPEDASVTQFKEEISKRFKAKQDQLVLIFAGKILKDGDSLSQHGIKDGLTVHLVIKTAHKAGESSSTPASSSASTQAASSSTSSPATNPPPTAASTGSAPPPTQTPNILTGFGDLANLAGMGMGSGNFMELQQQMQRQLMSNPEMLAQIMENPLVQNMMSNPDLMRQMIMANPQMQTLMERNPEISHMLNNPELMRQTMELARNPSMMQEMMRNQDRVLSNLESIPGGYNALRRMYTDIQEPMFSAAREQFGSNPFSALGGGSESGAQPSRTENREPLPNPWAPANASTHPGSGDNTTGGTSTTGGTNPSVSNPLGISSGSLGNGMFNSPGMQSLLQQISENPQLMQNMLSAPYMRSMMQSLAQNPELASQVLMNNPLFAGNPQLQEQFRSQLPVFLQQMQNPEALSVMTNPRAMQALMQIQQGLQTLQTEAPGLMPSFMPGGIPGIPTGGAVPAENPAPSPSTAGASPAQQQLMQQMLQMFAGGGGGGGGSPTTQAPEVMFQSQLDQLNAMGFINREANLQALIATGGDINAAIERLLGSQPS, encoded by the exons ATGGCTGACCAAGGCGCCGCAGATCCCggtaataacaacaataataaaaccgAAGCCTCGGAGGGAACTATTATTAaggtcacagtgaaaacaccaaaagacaaagaagaaatccCTATTCCAGAGGATGCCTCTGTCACTCAG ttcaaAGAAGAGATCTCAAAGCGGTTTAAAGCCAAACAAGACCAGTTGGTTCTGATTTTCGCAGGGAAGATCCTAAAGGATGGAGACAGCCTCAGCCAGCACGGCATCAAGGATGGCCTAACAGTACATCTTGTCATAAAGACAGCACACAA GGCAGGAGAAAGCAGTAGCACCCCAGCCTCCAGCTCAGCCTCCACTCAAGCTGCCAGTTCATCCACCTCTAGTCCAGCAACCAACCCCCCTCCCACAGCAGCGTCTACTGGTTCTGCTCCACCACCGACACAGACACCCAACATCTTGA CTGGCTTTGGCGACCTGGCGAATCTGGCAGGAATGGGCATGGGCTCAGGGAACTTCATGGAattgcagcagcagatgcagagGCAGCTCATGTCCAATCCAGAGATGCTTGCTCAGATCATGGAGAACCCACTGGTGCAGAATATGATGTCCAACCCAGATCTGATGAGGCAAATGATCATGGCAAATCCTCAGATGCAGACACTGATGGAACGCAACCCAGAGATTTCCCACATGCTCAACAACCCTGAGCTCATGAGACAG aCCATGGAGCTGGCCAGGAACCCATCCATGATGCAGGAAATGATGCGGAACCAGGACCGGGTTTTGAGCAACTTGGAGAGCATCCCAGGAGGTTACAATGCCTTGAGGAGGATGTACACAGATATTCAGGAACCCATGTTTAGTGCTGCCAGGGAACAG TTTGGTAGCAACCCGTTCTCAGCTCTAGGTGGCGGCTCTGAGTCTGGTGCCCAGCCGTCCCGGACAGAGAACCGGGAGCCTCTGCCCAATCCATGGGCCCCAGCAAATGCTTCTACCCATCCTGGGAGTGGAGACAACACCACAGGAGGCACCAGCACCACAGGGGGCACCAACCCCAGTGTGTCCAACCCGCTGGGCATCAGTTCAGGAAGTCTAGGCAACG GCATGTTCAACAGCCCAGGTATGCAGAGTCTACTGCAGCAGATCTCAGAAAACCCTCAGCTGATGCAGAACATGCTCTCTGCTCCCTACATGCGCAGTATGATGCAGTCACTGGCCCAAAACCCAGAGTTGGCCTCCCAG GTTCTGATGAATAACCCCTTGTTTGCTGGAAACCCACAGTTGCAGGAACAGTTCAGGTCTCAGCTCCCCGTATTTCTGCAGCAG ATGCAGAATCCTGAAGCCCTGTCAGTGATGACCAACCCCAGAGCCATGCAAGCTCTAATGCAGATTCAGCAAGGCCTACAGACGCTGCAGACAGAAGCACCGGGCCTCATGCCAAG TTTCATGCCAGGTGGAATTCCTGGCATACCGACAGGAGGAGCCGTGCCCGCAGAGAACCCGGCCCCCTCTCCCAGCACTGCAGGAGCAAGCCCCGCCCAGCAGCAGCTGATGCAACAGATGCTCCAGATGtttgcaggaggaggaggaggaggaggaggaagtccAACG ACCCAGGCCCCCGAGGTGATGTTCCAGTCCCAGCTGGACCAGCTGAACGCCATGGGCTTCATCAACCGTGAGGCCAACCTGCAGGCCCTCATCGCTACTGGGGGAGACATAAATGCCGCTATAGAGAGACTGCTGGGCTCACAGCCCTCGTAA